In Papio anubis isolate 15944 chromosome 20, Panubis1.0, whole genome shotgun sequence, a single window of DNA contains:
- the APOE gene encoding LOW QUALITY PROTEIN: apolipoprotein E (The sequence of the model RefSeq protein was modified relative to this genomic sequence to represent the inferred CDS: deleted 1 base in 1 codon): protein MSSGASRKMSWDLGKPWPPDWPITGRKMKVLWAALLVTFLAGCQAKVEQPVEPETEPELRQQAEWQSGQPWELALGRFWDYLRWVQTLSEQVQEELLSPQVTQELTTLMDETMKELKAYKSELEEQLSPVAEETRARLSKELQAAQARLGADMEDVRSRLVQYRSEVQAMLGQSTEELRARLASHLRKLRKRLLRDADDLQKRLAVYQAGAREGAERGVSAIRERLGPLVEQGRVRAATVGSLASQPLQERAQALGERLRARMEEMGSRTRDRLDEVKEQVAEVRAKLEEQAQQISLQAEAFQARLKSWFEPLVEDMQRQWAGLVEKVQAAVGASTAPVPSDNH, encoded by the exons ATGAGCTCAGGGGCCTCTAGAAAGATG AGCTGGGACCTCGGGAAGCCCTGGCCTCCAG ACTGGCCAATCACAGGCAGGAAGATGAAGGTTCTGTGGGCTGCGTTGCTGGTCACATTCCTGGCAG GATGCCAGGCCAAGGTGGAGCAACCGGTGGAGCCAGAGACAGAACCCGAGCTTCGCCAGCAGGCTGAGTGGCAGAGCGGCCAGCCCTGGGAGCTGGCACTGGGTCGCTTTTGGGATTACCTGCGCTGGGTGCAGACACTGTCTGAGCAGGTGCAGGAGGAGCTGCTCAGCCCCCAGGTCACCCAGGAACTGAC GACGCTGATGGACGAGACCATGAAGGAGTTGAAGGCCTACAAATCGGAACTGGAGGAACAGCTGAGCCCGGTGGCGGAGGAGACGCGGGCACGGCTGTCCAAGGAGCTGCAGGCGGCGCAGGCCCGGCTGGGTGCCGACATGGAGGACGTGCGCAGCCGCCTGGTGCAGTACCGCAGCGAGGTGCAGGCCATGCTGGGCCAGAGTACCGAGGAGCTGCGGGCGCGCCTCGCCTCCCACCTGCGCAAGCTGCGCAAGCGGCTCCTCCGCGATGCTGATGACCTGCAGAAGCGCCTGGCAGTGTATCAGGCCGGGGCCCGCGAGGGCGCCGAGCGCGGGGTCAGCGCCATCCGCGAGCGCCTGGGACCCCTGGTGGAGCAGGGCCGCGTGCGGGCCGCCACTGTGGGCTCCCTGGCCAGCCAGCCGCTTCAGGAGCGGGCCCAGGCCTTGGGTGAGCGGCTGCGCGCACGGATGGAGGAGATGGGCAGCCGGACCCGCGACCGCCTGGACGAGGTGAAGGAGCAGGTGGCGGAGGTGCGCGCCAAGCTGGAGGAACAGGCCCAGCAGATAAGCCTGCAGGCCGAGGCCTTCCAGGCCCGCCTCAAGAGCTGGTTCGAGCCCCTGGTGGAAGACATGCAGCGCCAGTGGGCCGGGCTGGTGGAGAAGGTGCAGGCTGCCGTGGGCGCCAGCACCGCCCCTGTGCCCAGCGACAATCACTGA